A section of the Persephonella sp. genome encodes:
- a CDS encoding ATP-dependent Clp protease ATP-binding subunit: MFEKFTERARKVILNAREKALEYRSNYLGSEHLLLSLLEEEDIPVLVLSRFGLTVDKVKRTLTSQMVHGSHSGEVLFAPDAKRVLEFAVEEARILHHQFVGPEHLLIGIVREKTGLGGRVLRGFGIDEYSIRKEILQILGEIPPQEQVKQVPTPNIDRFSRDLTALAREGKLDPVIGRDKEIDRVIQILSRRRKNNPVLIGEPGVGKTSIVEGLAQRIANKEVPEPLQSKRIVALDLAALVAGTKYRGQFEERLKNILKELEKAPYIILFIDELHTLVGAGAAEGSIDASNMLKPALARGEIQVIGATTIDEYRKYIEKDGALERRFQPVLVEPPTPEDTIKILMGLKKKFEEFHEVEYTKSAIEKAVDYSVKYITDRQLPDKAIDLIDEAGAWVRIREMELPPKLRKIEEKIKKIEEEKAKAAREQDYEKAARLRDEELKLRAKFETLKAEWKEKRKVKKPKVKDKDIAQVVAKWTGIPVARLTESQAEKLLHIEEELHKRVVDQNEAIEAISKAIRRNSVGLKGSHRPIGVFMFLGPTGVGKTETAKALAEYLFGTEDALIRFDMSEYMEKHTVSRLIGAPPGYVGYEEGGQLTEAVRRRPYSVILFDEIEKAHPDVFNIFLQIFDDGRLTDSFGRVVDFSNTIIIMTSNLGARLILESGRMGFEQKSGMLDYEEMKKNVLQQVKKHFSPEFLNRLDEIIVFKPLDKEVMKGIIDIQLKEINKRLKEWGITVKLSKKFVDYLIEKEFRPEFGARSIKRALQSLVEDLLAEEILKGKLPPGSVAEVIVKKDGSVGIKVKKQKQTKKKEKEVATT; encoded by the coding sequence ATGTTTGAAAAATTTACAGAAAGAGCGAGAAAAGTAATACTTAATGCGAGAGAAAAAGCTTTAGAATATAGAAGCAACTATCTGGGAAGTGAACATCTTCTTCTTTCATTACTGGAAGAAGAGGATATTCCTGTTCTGGTTTTATCCAGATTTGGACTTACAGTAGATAAAGTAAAGAGAACCCTCACATCCCAGATGGTTCATGGTAGCCATTCAGGTGAAGTTTTATTTGCACCTGATGCAAAAAGAGTATTAGAGTTTGCTGTTGAAGAGGCAAGAATACTTCACCATCAATTTGTTGGTCCTGAACATCTTCTTATAGGAATAGTTCGGGAAAAAACAGGACTTGGTGGTAGAGTCCTAAGGGGCTTTGGTATTGATGAATATTCCATAAGAAAAGAAATTCTCCAGATACTTGGAGAAATACCACCTCAGGAACAGGTTAAACAGGTTCCAACACCTAATATTGATAGATTTTCAAGAGATTTAACTGCACTTGCAAGGGAAGGAAAACTTGACCCTGTAATTGGTAGAGATAAAGAGATAGACAGGGTTATACAGATACTTTCCAGAAGAAGAAAAAACAACCCTGTTTTAATAGGTGAGCCGGGTGTAGGTAAGACATCTATAGTAGAAGGTTTAGCCCAGAGAATAGCAAATAAAGAAGTCCCAGAGCCGCTGCAATCTAAAAGAATTGTAGCCCTTGACCTTGCTGCACTTGTTGCAGGAACAAAATACAGAGGCCAGTTTGAAGAAAGGCTGAAAAATATTCTGAAAGAACTGGAAAAGGCACCTTACATCATTCTGTTTATAGATGAGCTTCACACACTTGTTGGTGCAGGAGCTGCAGAAGGTTCAATTGATGCCTCAAATATGCTTAAACCTGCACTGGCAAGGGGCGAGATACAGGTAATCGGAGCAACAACAATTGATGAATACAGAAAATATATAGAAAAAGACGGAGCACTGGAAAGAAGATTTCAGCCTGTTTTAGTAGAACCTCCAACCCCAGAAGATACCATTAAGATACTTATGGGGCTTAAGAAAAAGTTCGAAGAATTCCACGAAGTAGAATACACAAAATCAGCTATAGAAAAAGCCGTTGACTACTCTGTCAAATACATAACAGACAGACAGCTTCCGGATAAAGCTATAGACCTGATTGATGAGGCAGGTGCATGGGTAAGAATTAGAGAAATGGAACTGCCTCCTAAACTGAGGAAGATAGAGGAAAAAATTAAGAAAATAGAAGAAGAAAAAGCAAAAGCAGCGAGAGAACAGGACTATGAAAAAGCAGCAAGACTAAGAGATGAAGAGTTAAAACTCAGGGCAAAATTTGAAACCCTTAAGGCAGAATGGAAGGAAAAAAGAAAGGTTAAAAAACCAAAAGTTAAAGATAAAGATATTGCACAGGTAGTTGCAAAATGGACAGGTATTCCTGTTGCAAGACTTACAGAAAGTCAGGCAGAAAAACTGCTTCATATTGAAGAAGAATTACACAAAAGGGTTGTTGATCAGAATGAAGCAATTGAGGCAATTTCCAAAGCAATTAGAAGAAATAGCGTAGGCCTGAAAGGAAGCCACAGACCAATTGGAGTATTTATGTTCCTTGGTCCAACAGGTGTAGGTAAAACAGAAACAGCTAAAGCACTTGCAGAATACCTGTTTGGAACTGAGGATGCCTTAATCAGATTTGATATGTCTGAGTATATGGAAAAACATACAGTATCCAGACTAATAGGTGCACCTCCGGGATATGTTGGATACGAGGAAGGAGGACAGCTTACCGAAGCAGTCAGAAGAAGACCTTATTCTGTGATACTGTTTGATGAAATAGAAAAAGCACATCCAGATGTATTTAACATCTTCCTACAGATTTTTGATGATGGAAGGCTTACAGACTCGTTCGGTAGAGTTGTTGATTTCAGCAATACAATCATTATTATGACATCAAACCTTGGGGCAAGGTTGATACTTGAAAGTGGCAGAATGGGATTTGAACAAAAATCCGGAATGCTTGATTATGAAGAGATGAAAAAGAATGTTCTCCAGCAGGTTAAGAAACATTTCAGCCCAGAATTCCTGAACAGACTTGATGAGATAATCGTATTCAAGCCATTGGACAAAGAAGTAATGAAAGGTATAATTGATATACAACTTAAAGAGATTAATAAAAGGCTGAAAGAATGGGGAATAACTGTAAAACTTTCCAAGAAGTTTGTGGATTATCTGATAGAAAAAGAATTCAGACCGGAATTTGGAGCAAGGTCTATCAAAAGAGCACTGCAATCACTGGTGGAAGACCTGCTGGCAGAAGAGATACTGAAAGGCAAACTACCACCTGGTTCAGTGGCAGAAGTGATAGTGAAAAAAGACGGTTCAGTTGGTATAAAAGTGAAAAAACAAAAACAAACCAAGAAAAAAGAAAAAGAAGTAGCAACCACATAA
- the bamA gene encoding outer membrane protein assembly factor BamA, which produces MNVIGGLIPLFFILFILFSPISIKAQENNQNLKAGSLAEEVNKIYRLRKVEIKGLKYVNPQLIYPLITIGKGAIVTRDNVAQIIRDLYKLGYFQDIEAYTRYTENGIDLIFVFKELPVVQKIEFEGNEEISDEDLLQVLGIMTKERTESGMMLPFSTIGPELADKLASIRRGLGRVFSPDEINKMIQAIKKKYEKEGFYNVKVSYYFKGSTLVFKIDEGQRAYIAKIDIVGNKQLEDDEIKDVMETKERSIWKLRFHPRLQKDVLLEDIERIRDLYIKKGFFEVQIDKPEIKLKNGEEYYITIKIHEGPRYRLSGIEFKNNNYYTDEELIKKFKDDIKIGDYYNGEIIERIKKEVTNKYTDLGFIFAMVFDEKVLDKKAKKVKVVYDIQPGKVFYVDKIDISGNYESRDYVIRRELRFAPGDLFKRQSIYRSQSRLYALGFYDAIGFDPHVKEQEGKIDVDVKVKERFTGQISVGAGYSQLTGFSAFLSLRKGNFLGTGDTAGISITIGSDYRNNSISYLHRWAFYKPVDLGFNLYDRYVDYTTFVSEKQGFSPTLSWELSEYWRIGTGITIERGKYKDITEDAPYRIKAQAGSYSLVATYLNLSRSDIDNPILPTRGSNFSITFKVGYGTRGFYKAAVSYSKIFPDEIFYTDWILSLKGRYGIVEKMKDKIPLDEYFFVGGDFTIRGFDYGMAGPYDSNKDPIGSKQQIIFNAQLSHPIAEKFLWGYIFTDMGKGYDNGNPFDNWFYSVGGGIKIVTPMAPIDIYYGKVLNAPAGVSDSRIGFVLGTFF; this is translated from the coding sequence ATAAATGTAATAGGGGGATTAATCCCCCTTTTTTTTATTCTATTTATTTTATTCTCTCCTATCTCAATCAAAGCACAGGAGAATAATCAAAACCTTAAAGCAGGCAGTCTTGCTGAAGAAGTAAACAAAATATACCGACTAAGAAAAGTAGAAATCAAAGGTCTTAAATATGTTAATCCTCAGCTTATATATCCTTTGATTACTATTGGTAAAGGTGCAATAGTTACAAGGGATAATGTTGCTCAAATCATAAGAGACCTTTATAAACTGGGATATTTCCAAGATATAGAGGCATACACAAGATACACAGAAAACGGAATTGACCTAATATTTGTATTTAAAGAACTTCCTGTTGTCCAAAAAATAGAGTTTGAAGGTAATGAAGAAATTTCAGATGAAGACTTGCTGCAAGTTTTGGGTATAATGACCAAAGAAAGAACAGAATCAGGTATGATGCTTCCCTTTTCAACGATAGGTCCTGAACTTGCAGATAAACTAGCCTCTATTCGTAGAGGTTTAGGAAGAGTATTCTCCCCTGATGAAATTAACAAAATGATTCAGGCTATTAAGAAAAAATATGAAAAAGAAGGTTTTTACAACGTAAAAGTATCTTACTACTTTAAGGGCTCAACCCTTGTATTTAAGATAGATGAAGGCCAGAGAGCATACATAGCAAAAATAGATATAGTAGGCAATAAACAACTGGAAGATGATGAGATTAAAGATGTTATGGAAACCAAAGAGCGTAGTATCTGGAAACTTAGATTTCATCCCCGTCTCCAGAAAGATGTTCTTCTTGAGGATATAGAAAGAATTAGGGATTTATATATCAAAAAAGGATTTTTTGAGGTTCAGATTGATAAACCGGAGATTAAACTGAAAAACGGAGAAGAATATTACATAACAATAAAAATACATGAAGGACCTAGATACAGACTTTCTGGAATTGAATTTAAAAATAATAATTACTATACAGATGAAGAGCTGATTAAAAAATTCAAAGATGATATAAAAATCGGGGATTATTACAACGGCGAAATTATAGAAAGAATTAAAAAAGAAGTAACAAATAAATACACAGACCTTGGTTTTATATTCGCAATGGTATTTGATGAAAAAGTTCTGGACAAAAAAGCCAAAAAAGTAAAAGTAGTATATGACATACAGCCAGGAAAAGTATTTTACGTAGATAAAATAGATATTTCAGGGAACTATGAATCAAGAGATTATGTGATAAGAAGGGAGCTTAGATTTGCCCCGGGAGATTTATTTAAAAGACAGTCTATATATCGAAGCCAGTCCAGACTTTATGCCCTTGGTTTTTATGATGCAATAGGTTTTGATCCCCATGTAAAAGAACAGGAAGGAAAAATAGACGTAGACGTAAAAGTAAAAGAAAGATTTACAGGCCAGATTTCCGTTGGGGCAGGATATAGCCAGCTAACAGGATTTTCTGCATTTTTATCCCTTAGAAAAGGTAATTTCTTAGGAACAGGTGATACAGCAGGTATTTCTATTACAATTGGTTCTGATTATAGAAATAACTCTATTTCTTATTTGCACAGATGGGCTTTTTACAAACCTGTAGACCTTGGTTTTAATCTGTATGACAGGTATGTTGATTACACAACATTTGTATCGGAAAAACAAGGATTTTCTCCTACATTGTCATGGGAACTGTCTGAATACTGGAGAATAGGAACGGGTATAACAATAGAAAGGGGAAAATATAAGGATATTACAGAAGATGCTCCATATAGAATAAAAGCACAGGCAGGAAGTTACAGTCTGGTGGCTACATATCTAAACCTAAGCCGTTCAGACATAGATAACCCAATATTACCCACAAGAGGAAGCAATTTCAGTATTACATTTAAAGTGGGATATGGCACAAGGGGTTTTTATAAAGCGGCTGTTAGTTATTCAAAAATCTTCCCTGATGAGATTTTTTATACAGACTGGATTTTATCTTTAAAAGGCAGATATGGAATAGTTGAGAAAATGAAAGACAAAATTCCTCTTGATGAATATTTCTTCGTAGGTGGTGATTTTACAATTAGGGGCTTTGATTACGGTATGGCAGGACCTTATGACAGCAACAAAGACCCTATAGGTTCAAAGCAGCAAATTATATTCAATGCACAGCTATCACATCCAATAGCAGAAAAATTCCTGTGGGGATATATTTTCACAGATATGGGAAAAGGTTATGATAATGGAAATCCATTTGATAACTGGTTTTACTCTGTCGGTGGTGGTATAAAAATAGTCACCCCAATGGCACCGATTGATATTTATTATGGTAAAGTGTTAAATGCACCTGCAGGCGTAAGTGATTCAAGAATAGGATTTGTTCTTGGAACATTTTTCTAA
- a CDS encoding polyribonucleotide nucleotidyltransferase, with amino-acid sequence MGEVGEITVQKVETQVNGAPYSIETGYFAKQASGAVIVRQGETAVLVAAVVAEEPQADIDFFPLTVEYREKTYAYGKIPGGFVKREGKPSVREILVSRLIDRPIRPLFPKGFFNDVVITAMTLSADDKYDPDVLAIVGASAALTISEAPFEGPIAGVRVARVNGEFIVNPTYQQRNESDIDIVVAGSKEAIVMVEGGSEEVPEDVILEAIMFAHGEIKKLIELQEELVKQVEPKEKIKVEIDEIDKQLEEQLEKLVKDKVKEALNIQDKKERRKKLSEIFEEAISQIEIPEGKEKKVETIYKDIVSSVMREKVLKEKVRIDGRKPDEIRPIWIRTGLFPRIHGSAIFTRGQTQAFVATTLGAPGEEQIEESIEEGEEKKRFMLHYNFPPFSVGEARPPRAPSRREIGHGNLAERAIEPLIPPEEEFPYVIRVVSEILESNGSTSMATVCGASLALFDAGVPMKKHVAGIAMGLLKEDEEYVILTDILGDEDHLGDMDFKVAGTRDGVTSIQMDIKIKGLTKEILQEALEQAKKARMYILDLMYQAMPEPRPELSPHAPKIITMRVLPEKIPIIIGPSGKNIKKIIEETGVKVDLQPDGLVRIYAVDGESGEKAKQMIEELIMDIELGEVYMGKVTRVEDYGAFVELLPGKLSLLHVSQISPERIRSAKDKIKVGDILTVKVIDIDEQGRAKVSLKEVKEGEEPKNKFLFE; translated from the coding sequence ATGGGTGAAGTAGGGGAAATTACCGTTCAAAAAGTTGAAACACAAGTTAACGGAGCACCTTATTCTATAGAAACCGGATATTTTGCAAAACAGGCCAGCGGTGCCGTTATCGTTAGACAGGGAGAAACAGCAGTTTTAGTTGCTGCAGTAGTTGCAGAAGAACCACAGGCAGATATAGACTTTTTCCCGCTTACCGTTGAATATAGAGAAAAAACATATGCCTACGGTAAAATCCCCGGCGGATTTGTAAAAAGAGAAGGCAAACCATCTGTCCGCGAAATACTTGTATCAAGACTTATAGATAGGCCAATAAGACCATTATTCCCGAAGGGCTTTTTCAATGATGTTGTAATAACAGCAATGACATTATCTGCTGATGACAAATATGACCCTGATGTTTTAGCCATTGTTGGAGCATCAGCAGCACTTACAATATCAGAGGCTCCATTTGAAGGCCCAATTGCAGGTGTCCGGGTCGCAAGGGTAAACGGTGAATTCATTGTAAATCCAACATATCAGCAAAGAAACGAATCAGATATAGATATAGTTGTTGCGGGTTCAAAAGAAGCTATTGTAATGGTTGAAGGTGGCAGTGAGGAAGTTCCTGAAGATGTAATTCTTGAAGCTATAATGTTTGCCCATGGAGAAATTAAAAAGCTAATAGAACTTCAGGAAGAGCTGGTAAAACAGGTTGAGCCAAAAGAGAAAATAAAAGTTGAAATAGATGAAATAGACAAACAATTAGAAGAACAATTAGAAAAACTTGTTAAAGATAAAGTAAAAGAAGCCCTGAATATTCAGGATAAAAAAGAAAGAAGAAAGAAACTATCAGAAATATTTGAAGAAGCAATTTCTCAGATAGAAATTCCAGAAGGCAAAGAGAAAAAAGTAGAAACTATCTACAAGGACATAGTTTCCTCTGTAATGAGGGAAAAAGTTCTCAAAGAAAAAGTCAGAATAGACGGTAGAAAACCGGATGAAATCAGACCTATCTGGATAAGAACAGGACTTTTCCCAAGAATTCATGGTTCAGCTATATTTACAAGGGGACAGACACAGGCATTTGTTGCAACAACTCTGGGAGCTCCAGGTGAAGAGCAAATAGAAGAAAGTATTGAAGAAGGTGAAGAAAAGAAAAGATTCATGCTTCACTATAACTTCCCTCCATTTAGCGTAGGTGAAGCAAGACCTCCAAGAGCTCCATCCAGAAGAGAAATAGGACACGGAAATCTTGCAGAAAGGGCAATAGAGCCTTTAATCCCACCAGAAGAAGAATTCCCTTACGTTATAAGGGTTGTATCTGAGATATTAGAGTCAAACGGTTCAACTTCTATGGCAACTGTTTGCGGTGCGTCCCTTGCATTGTTTGATGCCGGCGTTCCTATGAAAAAACATGTTGCTGGAATAGCAATGGGACTGCTAAAAGAAGATGAAGAGTATGTAATTCTGACAGATATTTTAGGAGATGAAGATCATCTTGGAGATATGGATTTTAAGGTTGCCGGAACCAGAGATGGCGTTACTTCAATCCAGATGGATATTAAGATAAAAGGTCTCACAAAGGAAATACTGCAGGAAGCACTTGAACAGGCCAAGAAAGCTAGAATGTATATTCTTGACCTAATGTATCAGGCAATGCCTGAACCAAGACCTGAACTTTCTCCACATGCACCTAAGATTATTACAATGAGAGTTCTCCCAGAAAAAATACCTATAATCATTGGACCATCCGGTAAAAATATCAAGAAAATCATAGAAGAAACAGGTGTAAAAGTAGACCTGCAGCCTGATGGACTTGTTAGAATTTATGCTGTAGATGGTGAAAGTGGTGAAAAAGCTAAACAGATGATAGAAGAGCTGATAATGGATATAGAACTTGGTGAAGTATATATGGGTAAAGTTACAAGAGTTGAAGATTACGGTGCATTTGTTGAATTACTTCCTGGAAAACTGTCACTGCTTCATGTATCCCAGATTTCACCGGAAAGAATCAGGTCTGCTAAGGATAAAATAAAAGTTGGTGATATCCTTACCGTCAAAGTTATAGATATAGATGAACAAGGTAGAGCAAAAGTATCCCTCAAAGAAGTCAAAGAAGGGGAAGAACCTAAAAACAAATTCCTTTTTGAATAA
- a CDS encoding ABC transporter ATP-binding protein, with product MSSAIKTENLRKVYHLEGAEINALKGINLEIEDGEMVALMGPSGSGKSTLLHLLGGIDIPTGGKVFIKGKDIFHLPEKQLSRFRNENIGFVFQFHYLLPEFTALENVMLPAEIYKKKEAEKKAKEILVRLGLEHRLEHRPSQMSGGEQQRVAIARAIINNPEILLADEPTGNLDSENSKIVMNILKEMNEKYSVTMVIATHDMEVAEYCSRIIKLKDGKLIEA from the coding sequence ATGAGTAGTGCAATAAAAACAGAAAATCTACGAAAAGTTTATCATCTGGAAGGGGCAGAGATAAATGCCCTTAAAGGTATAAACCTTGAAATAGAAGATGGGGAAATGGTTGCCCTGATGGGTCCTTCAGGCTCAGGAAAAAGCACGCTTTTACATCTTCTTGGGGGAATAGATATACCAACAGGAGGAAAGGTTTTTATAAAAGGTAAAGATATTTTTCATTTACCGGAGAAACAGTTATCAAGGTTTAGGAATGAAAATATAGGATTTGTTTTCCAGTTCCATTATTTACTTCCGGAATTTACAGCACTTGAAAATGTTATGCTTCCTGCTGAAATTTATAAGAAAAAGGAAGCAGAAAAAAAAGCTAAAGAAATTCTGGTAAGATTAGGTTTAGAACACAGATTGGAACACAGACCATCCCAGATGTCAGGAGGTGAGCAACAAAGGGTAGCAATAGCAAGAGCAATTATAAACAATCCGGAAATCTTACTGGCAGATGAGCCAACAGGAAATCTGGATAGTGAAAACAGCAAAATAGTTATGAACATTTTAAAAGAAATGAACGAAAAATATAGTGTGACAATGGTCATTGCAACTCATGATATGGAAGTGGCAGAATACTGTAGTAGAATTATCAAACTTAAAGATGGCAAGCTAATAGAGGCTTGA
- the dprA gene encoding DNA-processing protein DprA, with amino-acid sequence MSIIDYIEFSFIKGIGNRSIKRIYEEFGNLSLPLSNPEVLIEKFGKSVYLTIKNRPLELREKAEKEYELALKKGFSLVSLADEKYPQLLKEIPDPPVYIYYKGKLPDDKSISIVGSRKFSSYGKTITTKFVEKLVNDGVCIISGLAAGIDSIAHSVTLENGGNTVAVLGNGIDQIFPYENKKLYEKILENGCLISEFPIGTKASKYTFPIRNRIIAGLSYGTIVTEAGEKSGALITAKYANEYGRIVFSVPTNITNPYGKGNNLLIKEGAIPLTEIEDIYEHIPYFNKNNFVENIQLSEEEKKILNVMTEPIHIDTVVEKTGIPYGKLINLIFEMELKDLVSNVDGMYIRKI; translated from the coding sequence ATGTCTATTATAGACTATATTGAATTTTCTTTTATAAAAGGGATAGGAAACAGGAGTATTAAGCGTATATATGAAGAGTTCGGAAACCTATCTCTTCCCCTTTCAAATCCGGAAGTTCTAATTGAAAAATTCGGGAAATCAGTTTATCTAACTATTAAAAATAGGCCTTTAGAATTAAGAGAAAAAGCAGAAAAAGAATATGAACTTGCTTTAAAAAAAGGTTTCAGTCTTGTTTCTCTGGCAGATGAAAAATATCCACAATTATTAAAAGAAATACCTGACCCTCCAGTTTATATCTATTACAAAGGAAAGCTTCCAGATGACAAAAGCATTTCTATTGTAGGAAGTCGAAAATTTTCTTCCTATGGGAAAACCATAACTACTAAATTTGTTGAAAAACTTGTCAATGATGGTGTCTGTATTATTTCAGGGCTTGCTGCAGGAATTGATAGTATAGCCCATAGTGTTACTCTTGAAAATGGGGGAAATACTGTTGCAGTTTTAGGAAATGGAATTGATCAGATATTTCCATATGAGAATAAAAAGCTTTATGAAAAAATACTGGAAAATGGCTGTTTAATCTCGGAATTTCCAATTGGAACTAAAGCTTCTAAATACACCTTTCCGATTAGAAACAGGATAATAGCAGGTTTATCCTATGGCACTATTGTTACAGAGGCTGGAGAGAAATCAGGTGCATTAATAACTGCAAAATATGCCAATGAATACGGCCGAATAGTGTTTAGTGTGCCCACAAATATAACAAATCCTTACGGAAAAGGAAACAATCTTCTAATAAAAGAAGGTGCTATTCCTTTAACTGAAATTGAAGATATTTATGAACATATCCCTTATTTCAACAAAAATAATTTTGTTGAAAATATTCAACTTTCAGAAGAAGAGAAAAAAATATTAAACGTTATGACTGAACCTATTCATATTGATACAGTTGTTGAAAAAACAGGAATTCCTTATGGAAAATTGATAAATCTTATATTTGAAATGGAATTGAAAGATTTAGTGTCAAATGTAGATGGAATGTATATCAGAAAAATATAA
- the rpsO gene encoding 30S ribosomal protein S15, translating to MSITAEKKQELIKKYGRFEGDTGSPEVQIAILTERIRNLTEHIKRNKKDLHSRRGLIGMVNKRRKLLKYLQRKNPERYQQIVQELGIRESTGEK from the coding sequence ATGTCAATCACTGCAGAAAAGAAGCAGGAATTAATTAAAAAATATGGAAGATTTGAAGGAGATACAGGTTCTCCAGAAGTTCAAATTGCAATTCTTACAGAAAGAATAAGAAATCTTACGGAACATATCAAAAGAAACAAAAAAGATCTCCACTCGAGAAGAGGTCTTATTGGAATGGTTAACAAAAGAAGAAAACTACTTAAATATCTCCAGAGAAAAAATCCTGAAAGATATCAACAAATTGTTCAGGAGCTTGGAATAAGAGAATCTACTGGAGAGAAATAA
- the lpxD gene encoding UDP-3-O-(3-hydroxymyristoyl)glucosamine N-acyltransferase gives MRLSEIAEKFNGKLVGKDIEIKGLKSLETANEGDLTFVADKKLVEKAKNTKASALLTFEQLDIEIPQVVVKNPQNVFYKLIEVLYPEERKTGISEKASIAENIQIEENVYIGDFAVIEEGVKIGKNVQIYPNVYIGRDVEIGDNTVIYPNVVIYKNTTIGKNVIIHSGAVIASDGFGFYQEDGQHKKIKHIGRVVIEDDVEIGANTTIDRAMVDETIIKKGTKIDNLVMIAHNCQIGENTILVSQVGIAGSTKIGKNVILAGQVGVADHITIGDNVIVTAKSGVGKDLEPNKVYGSGLQAIEWSKWKKVMFYLYKLPEIIKKLK, from the coding sequence ATGAGACTATCAGAAATAGCCGAAAAATTTAACGGCAAGTTAGTAGGTAAAGATATTGAGATTAAAGGACTAAAAAGCCTTGAAACAGCCAACGAAGGTGACCTTACATTTGTAGCAGATAAAAAACTTGTAGAAAAGGCAAAAAATACAAAAGCCTCAGCACTTCTCACATTTGAACAACTAGATATTGAAATACCACAGGTTGTTGTTAAAAATCCCCAAAATGTTTTTTATAAGCTAATAGAGGTTTTATACCCTGAAGAAAGGAAGACAGGCATATCAGAGAAGGCGTCTATAGCTGAGAATATTCAGATAGAGGAAAATGTCTATATCGGGGATTTTGCTGTTATAGAAGAGGGAGTAAAAATAGGTAAAAATGTTCAGATTTATCCTAATGTGTATATAGGAAGAGATGTTGAGATAGGGGATAATACGGTTATATATCCAAATGTAGTTATTTATAAAAACACAACCATCGGTAAGAATGTGATTATACACTCTGGAGCAGTAATAGCCTCTGATGGATTTGGATTTTATCAGGAAGATGGACAGCATAAAAAGATTAAGCATATAGGTAGAGTGGTTATTGAAGACGATGTAGAGATTGGGGCAAACACAACGATAGATAGGGCTATGGTAGATGAAACCATAATCAAAAAAGGCACGAAAATAGATAATCTTGTTATGATAGCCCATAACTGCCAGATTGGAGAAAATACAATACTTGTTTCACAGGTAGGTATAGCAGGTAGCACAAAAATAGGAAAAAATGTAATACTGGCAGGTCAAGTAGGAGTAGCAGACCATATAACAATTGGGGACAATGTAATCGTAACGGCTAAATCAGGAGTAGGAAAAGATTTAGAGCCTAATAAGGTTTACGGTTCAGGCCTTCAGGCGATAGAATGGTCAAAATGGAAAAAGGTAATGTTTTATCTCTACAAACTCCCAGAAATCATTAAAAAGCTTAAATAG
- a CDS encoding OmpH family outer membrane protein encodes MKKLIFAFFLAISLTGFATAQNIAFVDVLKIMNTSKKGEEYKKELKAKIQYYKEKLDKIQKEIKELQKQLESPVLSPEAKKKKEEKLKQLKTEGIKLQIKAEQELQKIKAQAERKLVKDIQKIVEKYAKEHNIDIVLVGGTLYQDKAIDITDEILKLYDKGAK; translated from the coding sequence ATGAAAAAATTAATATTCGCTTTCTTTTTGGCTATTTCACTTACAGGTTTTGCAACTGCCCAAAATATCGCATTTGTAGATGTTCTAAAGATAATGAACACATCTAAAAAAGGTGAAGAGTATAAAAAAGAGTTAAAAGCAAAAATTCAATATTACAAAGAAAAACTGGATAAAATACAAAAAGAGATAAAAGAGTTACAAAAACAGCTGGAAAGTCCTGTATTAAGTCCTGAAGCAAAAAAGAAAAAAGAAGAAAAACTGAAGCAGCTTAAAACTGAGGGGATAAAACTCCAGATTAAGGCAGAGCAAGAGCTCCAAAAAATAAAAGCACAGGCAGAAAGAAAGCTTGTAAAAGATATCCAGAAGATTGTAGAAAAATATGCAAAGGAACACAATATAGATATAGTTCTGGTAGGAGGAACTTTATATCAAGACAAAGCAATAGATATCACAGATGAAATTTTAAAACTGTATGACAAAGGTGCAAAATGA